A window of Bacillota bacterium genomic DNA:
CGGTGGTGATCGCCAGTGGCGACCTCTCCCACCGGCTAACTCCCGGGGCGCCGGCGGGCTTCGATCCCGCCGGCAGGGAGTTCGATGACCGGGTGGTGGCTGCCCTGCGCGCCGGTGATCTGGGAGCCCTGCTCACCCTGGACGAGGATCTGGTCGATAGAGCTGGAGAGTGCGGCCTGCGGCCCCTCTTCATGCTCCTCGGGGCTCTCCAGGGTAGCGGGCTGCGGGCGCGAGTGGTTTCGTACGAGGGCCCGTTCGGAGTGGGATACGCTGTGGTCACCTGGACCCCGCCTCCCTCCTGGCCGGTGAGCCTGGCCCTGGAGTCTCTGGAGCATTATCTGCATCGAGGTGCTCCCCTGAAGCCGCCAGCCGATGTACCTGAAGATTTCCGGCGCCGAGCGGGGGTGTTTGTTTCCTTCAAGAAAGCGGGAGATCTGCGGGGTTGCATTGGTACCATAGAACCCACTCGGGCCACGCTGGCGGAAGAGATAATCTACAATGCCATTTCCGCTGGTACCAGGGACCCCCGGTTTACGCCCATCACCCCGGAGGAAATCCCGTACCTGGACTGCTCGGTGGACATCCTGGAGGAGCCCGAGCCGGTGGAAGGGTACGGCCAACTGGACCCCTCCCGGTACGGGGTAATCGTGCGCAAGGGATGGCGGACGGGGCTGCTCCTGCCCGACCTGGAGGGTGTGGATACCGTTGAACAGCAGGTGGCTATCGCGAAGCAGAAGGCCGGCATCCGTCCCGACGAACGGGACGTGGAGTTGCTCCGCTTCCGGGTCACCCGCTACCACTGACCCCGAGCCGGCGGTGTGAACACGATTGCGGGGGTCCGGGGCGTCAGTGCGGGGAAGTGGGGCGGTGATACGGTGAAGGAGGCTCGCTTCTGGGAGAAGGCAGGCGACGGGCGGGTCAGGTGTTTTCTCTGCCCGCACCACTGCTACCTGGGGCCGGGTCAGCGGGGTATCTGCCAGGTACGCAAGAACGTGGACGGTACCCTGTACACCCTTAACTACGCGCAGGTTTCGTCCTACGCCCTTGACCCCACGGAGAAGAAGCCCCTCTACCACTTTTTCCCCGGGTCTTACCTCTTTTCCCTGGGAACCCTGGGTTGCAACCTGTCGTGCGGGTTCTGCCAGAACTGGACGATTTCCCAGGAAGAAGCACCTACGGTGGAGATTTCCCCCCAGCGGGCCGTGGAACTCACTCTGTCTGCCCGGGCGCGGGACCCCCGGGTGGTCGGCCTGGCTTACACCTACAACGAGCCGGGGATCTGGTTTGAATACGTGGCCGAAACAGCCCAGATCGCCAAGCAGCAAGGTCTGGTCAACTGCCTGGTCACCAATGGGTTCATCGAGGAAGCACCCCTGCGGGAGCTGCTGCAGTTGGTAGACGCCATGAACGTGGACGTAAAGGCTTTCCGGCCCGAATTTTACCGCAAGGTGTGCAAGGGGGACCGCGATCCGGTTTTGCGCACGGTGGAGGTAGCCCACCGGGCGGGATGCCACGTCGAGGTGACCAACCTGCTTATCCCCGGATACAATGACTCGGAAGCGGAAATCGGCGATCTCGTGACCTGGCTGGCAGGCATATCCCCCGCCATTCCCCTGCACTTTTCCCGCTACTTTCCCAACTATCGTTTCACCGAGCCTCCCACCCCTCTCACCACTCTGGAGAAGGCGGCGGAGATTGCCCGGCGCAAGCTCCGCTACGTCTACATGGGGAACGTCTGGGGCCGGGGCAGCGACACTGCCTGCCCCGAGTGCGGTCAGGTGGTGTTGCGGCGGCGGGGGCTGGAGCTGGCATCGGCATCGCTGCGGGACCACCGCTGCCCCCGCTGCGGCTACGAGCTTACCATCCGTGGTGATGTCTTTCCACCGTAAAGCAGTGCGTTGCGGGTTCTGTCTTTCGGGGGGGCGGGAGTATCAGAAGGACGCGCCCTGCTCGAGCGTGGCGACGCGATCCGTCAATTGATCCAGCTTTTGCTCGACCGAAGCTACTCTGCCGGTGAGCGTGGTGAGTTCCCCCTCAACGTGCGTCAGTACGGCCTTGGCAACGCTGCTTCTCTCCTCCAGTACCCGGAGGAGGTTGTAGTGGTGATCGAGCCTTCTCTTGAGCTGTTGCTGGCCAGCTTGCAACTGCGCCTGTCCGGCCCTGATATGTGCCACATCGAGCCGCATCTCGTCTTGCCCGGCCTTCAGTCCTGCGTACCCGCCTGAGAGCTGCCTTATCTCGTTATGGAGTTGGTCCTGTCCTGTTTTCAGTTCTATGTACCCGCCTGAGAGTTGCCTTATCTCGTTATGGAGTTGTTCCTGTCCTGTTTTCAGTTCTGCGTACCCGCCTGAGAGTTGCCTTATCTCGTCATGGAGTTGGTCCTGTCCTGTTTTCAGTTCTGCGTATCCCCCTGAGAGCTGCCTGACTCCTGTCGTGAGGGTTTCCTGCCCCGCCACCAATGCGTTCAACCGGTCCAGGATCTGCTCAAGGATTTCTTTCACTCTGGCAACCCTCCCGGCCGACATGATACCACATTTTTCTTGTCCTGGATAGAGGTACCTATGTTCAGGATCACAGCACTGCGACGGTTGCCGGCACCGAAAGGAGCCGGGGACGAAGGGATGCAGCGGAGGGGATGTGCGACAGATGTGCGACGGTATGGTGGCAACCAGAGTGGCTCTGTGGTAAACTCGTGGCCGGAGAGGTGATGGAGTTGGCGGTTTGCATGAAGGGGCGCGACGTCGTGTCGCTGGCCGACCTCACTGCGGAAGAAATCATGC
This region includes:
- the amrS gene encoding AmmeMemoRadiSam system radical SAM enzyme; its protein translation is MKEARFWEKAGDGRVRCFLCPHHCYLGPGQRGICQVRKNVDGTLYTLNYAQVSSYALDPTEKKPLYHFFPGSYLFSLGTLGCNLSCGFCQNWTISQEEAPTVEISPQRAVELTLSARARDPRVVGLAYTYNEPGIWFEYVAETAQIAKQQGLVNCLVTNGFIEEAPLRELLQLVDAMNVDVKAFRPEFYRKVCKGDRDPVLRTVEVAHRAGCHVEVTNLLIPGYNDSEAEIGDLVTWLAGISPAIPLHFSRYFPNYRFTEPPTPLTTLEKAAEIARRKLRYVYMGNVWGRGSDTACPECGQVVLRRRGLELASASLRDHRCPRCGYELTIRGDVFPP
- the amrA gene encoding AmmeMemoRadiSam system protein A gives rise to the protein MAGQILMGALAPHPPIVVPEVGGREIRKVAATQDGLRVLGHRAAQVSPEVLVMFSPHAPLAREGVPLLEAPRLRGDLALFGAPHVSMEWRVDGELLAAIREEAVARGVPTVTLAEERVRRFAGSLLDHGLAVPLYYLRQAGVECPLVATGISPLPWEELVRFGQAVAAAIGASGRKAVVIASGDLSHRLTPGAPAGFDPAGREFDDRVVAALRAGDLGALLTLDEDLVDRAGECGLRPLFMLLGALQGSGLRARVVSYEGPFGVGYAVVTWTPPPSWPVSLALESLEHYLHRGAPLKPPADVPEDFRRRAGVFVSFKKAGDLRGCIGTIEPTRATLAEEIIYNAISAGTRDPRFTPITPEEIPYLDCSVDILEEPEPVEGYGQLDPSRYGVIVRKGWRTGLLLPDLEGVDTVEQQVAIAKQKAGIRPDERDVELLRFRVTRYH